One genomic region from Muriicola soli encodes:
- a CDS encoding electron transfer flavoprotein subunit alpha/FixB family protein: protein MSILVYTEAENGKFKKNALEVASYAHKVAQEMGTEVTALSFNVSDNSALGNYGVSKVLKVENEQLKTFHAKAYASVIAEAVKKEGAKLVILSSSTDSKYLGGLLSGMLKAGYIPNAVSAPDSVEPMVVKRMAFSNKGFAHTEINTETKIIGVSNNAFGLIENATDLQEEAFSPATEEKDFATKSVNVDKVAGEVTIADADIVVSAGRGLKGPENWGMIEELADVLGAATACSKPVSDMGWRSHGEHVGQTGKPVASNLYIAIGISGAIQHLAGVSASKVKVVINTDPEAPFFKAADYGIVGDAFEVVPELIEKLKEFKAQNA, encoded by the coding sequence ATGTCCATATTAGTTTATACAGAAGCCGAGAACGGGAAATTCAAAAAGAATGCCCTGGAAGTGGCTTCATACGCCCATAAAGTGGCCCAGGAAATGGGAACTGAGGTTACAGCACTGAGTTTTAATGTCTCTGACAATTCTGCTCTTGGAAATTACGGAGTGAGTAAAGTATTAAAGGTGGAAAATGAACAATTGAAAACCTTCCATGCTAAAGCGTACGCCAGTGTGATTGCCGAAGCCGTAAAAAAAGAAGGTGCTAAATTGGTAATTCTGAGTTCAAGTACCGATTCTAAATACCTGGGAGGCTTGCTTTCAGGGATGCTTAAAGCCGGATACATTCCTAATGCCGTATCAGCGCCAGACAGTGTTGAACCCATGGTTGTAAAGCGAATGGCCTTTAGCAATAAAGGTTTTGCACACACTGAAATTAATACGGAAACAAAGATCATAGGAGTGTCCAATAATGCTTTTGGGCTGATTGAAAATGCTACTGATCTTCAGGAAGAAGCCTTCAGTCCGGCTACGGAAGAAAAGGACTTTGCAACGAAATCTGTTAATGTAGATAAAGTAGCAGGTGAAGTAACCATCGCTGATGCCGATATTGTAGTGTCTGCCGGCCGAGGACTTAAAGGACCTGAAAACTGGGGAATGATAGAGGAACTGGCTGATGTTTTAGGTGCCGCAACAGCTTGCTCAAAGCCCGTGAGCGATATGGGATGGAGGTCACATGGTGAACACGTCGGACAAACCGGTAAACCCGTGGCCAGTAATCTTTATATAGCTATAGGAATTTCGGGCGCTATTCAACATTTGGCAGGGGTGAGTGCGTCTAAAGTAAAAGTGGTGATCAACACCGATCCTGAAGCTCCTTTCTTTAAAGCTGCTGACTACGGAATCGTAGGTGATGCCTTTGAAGTAGTCCCAGAACTCATCGAAAAATTAAAGGAATTTAAGGCCCAGAACGCCTAA
- a CDS encoding isoamylase early set domain-containing protein, producing MAISKQYLKTKPVVKVTFTVPAEDAKKVAVVGDFNNWNPKGSTLKKLKNGNFKGTFDLPKENSYEFRYLVDGSYVNESEADRYQWNDFAGAENAVLEL from the coding sequence ATGGCAATTTCTAAACAATACTTGAAAACTAAACCTGTAGTAAAAGTAACCTTTACTGTACCTGCAGAAGACGCAAAAAAAGTAGCCGTAGTTGGAGACTTTAACAACTGGAATCCAAAAGGGAGCACTTTGAAAAAACTTAAGAACGGAAACTTCAAAGGTACTTTTGACCTTCCAAAAGAGAATTCGTATGAATTTCGTTACCTCGTAGACGGTTCTTACGTAAACGAATCTGAAGCTGATCGTTATCAATGGAACGACTTCGCCGGTGCAGAAAACGCTGTATTGGAATTATAA
- a CDS encoding electron transfer flavoprotein subunit beta/FixA family protein, whose protein sequence is MKILVCISNVPDTTSKINFTQDNTKFDTTGVQFVINPNDEFGLTRAMWFKEKQGATVHVATVGGPQVEPTMRKALAIGADEGIRINAEPTDGFFVAQQLAEVIKNGEYDLVIGGRESIDYNGGMVPGIIAAILNINFVNTCIGLEIEGEKVTAMREIDGGKEKLESTLPLIIGGQKGLVEESDLRIPNMRGIMMARKKQINVLEPAEALHATSDKTFDKPAQKGPVKLVDADNVGELIELLHNEAKVI, encoded by the coding sequence ATGAAAATATTAGTTTGTATCAGTAATGTTCCCGATACGACCTCCAAGATCAACTTTACCCAGGACAATACTAAATTCGACACTACGGGTGTTCAGTTTGTGATCAACCCCAATGACGAATTTGGCCTTACCCGTGCCATGTGGTTTAAAGAAAAGCAAGGGGCAACCGTTCACGTTGCCACCGTGGGAGGCCCGCAGGTAGAACCCACAATGAGAAAAGCCCTTGCCATAGGTGCAGATGAAGGAATACGTATCAATGCCGAACCTACCGACGGTTTTTTTGTCGCTCAGCAACTCGCTGAGGTGATTAAGAATGGTGAATATGACCTTGTTATCGGCGGAAGGGAATCCATTGATTACAACGGGGGAATGGTTCCGGGTATCATTGCTGCCATCCTCAATATCAATTTTGTAAATACCTGTATTGGTCTGGAGATCGAGGGTGAAAAAGTTACTGCCATGAGGGAGATCGACGGCGGAAAGGAAAAGCTTGAATCTACCCTGCCATTGATTATAGGCGGACAAAAGGGATTAGTGGAGGAAAGTGACCTAAGAATTCCCAATATGCGGGGAATCATGATGGCCCGCAAAAAACAAATCAATGTTTTGGAACCCGCAGAAGCTCTGCATGCAACTTCGGATAAGACTTTTGATAAACCTGCTCAAAAAGGCCCCGTTAAACTGGTTGACGCCGATAATGTTGGAGAGTTGATCGAGTTGTTACACAACGAAGCAAAAGTGATTTAA
- a CDS encoding NupC/NupG family nucleoside CNT transporter: MKPGIWILSLFMMLLIPGFGQEAPSNDSITLDSISPISVLSTQEVTPDIVSPIIANQGFSLDSLWRGALGMLALLLIAYLFSSNRKAINWKTTGIGLGIQLSLAIGILKVPAIQWFFNKLGQFFNEILKYTMAGSEFIFGGLLNLDNPNIGYIFAFQILPTIIFFSALTSVLYYLGIIQKIVKGLAWLLTKFLGISGAESLSVSGNIFLGQTEAPLLIKAYLEKMNKSEILLVMIGGMATVAGGVLAAYIGFLGGNDEQLRLEFARHLIAASVMAAPGAIVISKILYPQTQDVSRDIQVSTEKIGANILDAIANGTTEGLKLAVNVGAMLLVFVAFIAMMNGILGWVGDLTTVNEWIAANSVYDQLSLEAILGVIFAPLMWLIGVNTQDILLMGQLLGVKLAASEFVGYIQLAELKDFSNGNHFAFNKSIIMATYMLCGFANFASIGIQIGGIGSLAPGQRKTLSEFGMKAVLGGTLASLLSATFAGMILG, from the coding sequence ATGAAGCCAGGAATTTGGATTCTCTCCCTTTTTATGATGCTGTTAATCCCTGGTTTTGGACAGGAGGCTCCCTCAAATGATAGTATCACCTTAGACAGCATAAGCCCAATTTCAGTTTTATCAACTCAGGAGGTTACTCCGGATATCGTAAGTCCGATTATCGCAAACCAGGGATTCTCACTGGATAGTCTCTGGCGAGGAGCCTTAGGCATGCTGGCCTTATTGCTGATAGCCTACCTCTTTTCTTCAAACAGAAAGGCCATTAACTGGAAAACCACCGGAATAGGCCTGGGAATACAATTATCCCTTGCCATCGGTATTTTAAAGGTGCCCGCAATTCAATGGTTCTTTAATAAACTAGGGCAGTTTTTTAACGAGATCCTGAAATATACCATGGCGGGAAGCGAGTTTATTTTTGGTGGCCTGCTGAATCTCGACAACCCCAACATTGGGTATATTTTTGCTTTTCAGATCCTGCCGACCATTATTTTCTTTTCTGCGCTAACGTCGGTTCTATACTATCTGGGAATTATTCAAAAGATCGTCAAAGGACTCGCCTGGTTGCTCACCAAATTTCTCGGCATTTCAGGTGCTGAGAGTCTCAGCGTATCAGGAAATATCTTTTTAGGACAGACCGAAGCGCCTTTGTTGATCAAGGCATATCTGGAGAAAATGAACAAGTCTGAAATCCTTTTGGTGATGATCGGTGGGATGGCAACTGTGGCCGGAGGGGTGCTTGCAGCCTACATCGGTTTTCTCGGTGGAAATGACGAGCAGCTCAGGCTCGAATTTGCACGACACCTTATCGCCGCATCGGTAATGGCTGCCCCCGGAGCAATTGTGATCTCAAAAATCCTCTATCCGCAAACACAAGATGTAAGCAGGGATATACAGGTTTCTACAGAAAAGATCGGCGCAAATATCCTCGATGCAATTGCCAATGGCACAACGGAAGGCCTCAAACTTGCGGTGAATGTGGGAGCTATGCTTTTGGTCTTTGTTGCCTTTATTGCCATGATGAACGGCATCTTGGGCTGGGTGGGCGACTTAACCACTGTGAATGAATGGATAGCTGCAAATTCAGTCTATGACCAACTTTCCCTGGAAGCTATTCTCGGTGTTATTTTTGCGCCCCTGATGTGGTTGATCGGGGTGAATACGCAGGACATATTATTGATGGGTCAGCTATTAGGTGTAAAACTGGCTGCAAGCGAATTTGTAGGGTATATCCAGTTGGCCGAGCTCAAAGACTTCAGCAATGGGAATCACTTTGCATTCAACAAATCTATAATTATGGCGACGTACATGCTCTGTGGATTTGCCAATTTCGCTTCCATTGGCATTCAGATCGGAGGAATTGGATCTCTGGCCCCGGGGCAACGCAAGACGCTATCCGAATTCGGTATGAAAGCCGTATTGGGAGGAACACTGGCCTCCCTTCTTTCTGCCACATTCGCCGGTATGATCCTCGGGTAG
- a CDS encoding pyruvate dehydrogenase complex E1 component subunit beta — translation MKTLQFREAIAEAMSEEMRKDESIYLMGEEVAEYNGAYKASKGMLDEFGPDRVIDTPISELGFSGIGVGSAMIGNRPIIEFMTFNFALVGIDQIINNAAKIRQMSGGQFNCPIVFRGPTASAGQLAATHSQAFESWYANCPGLKVVVPSNPKDAKGLLKAAIRDDDPVIFMESEQMYGDKGEVPEDEYTIPLGVAEIKREGKDVTIVSFGKIIKEAYTAAEELAKEGIECEIIDLRTVKPMDSEAILNSVKKTNRLVILEEAWPFGNVATEITYQVQSKAFDYLDAPIVKINTADTPAPYSPVLLENWLPNHEDVVNAVKKVMYK, via the coding sequence ATGAAGACATTACAATTTCGGGAAGCTATTGCTGAGGCCATGTCCGAGGAAATGAGGAAGGACGAGTCCATCTACCTCATGGGAGAGGAAGTGGCAGAGTATAATGGTGCTTACAAGGCGTCAAAGGGAATGTTGGATGAATTTGGTCCGGATCGGGTAATAGATACCCCCATTTCAGAGTTGGGCTTTTCCGGTATAGGCGTGGGTTCTGCCATGATTGGAAATCGGCCTATCATCGAATTCATGACTTTTAATTTTGCTTTGGTTGGGATTGATCAGATTATCAACAACGCTGCTAAAATCAGACAAATGTCAGGTGGGCAATTCAATTGTCCCATTGTCTTCCGTGGACCTACCGCATCGGCCGGCCAGCTTGCTGCTACACATTCACAAGCCTTTGAGAGTTGGTACGCCAACTGTCCGGGATTAAAAGTAGTTGTACCCTCAAACCCCAAGGATGCCAAAGGCTTGCTCAAGGCAGCCATACGAGATGATGACCCCGTAATTTTTATGGAGTCTGAGCAGATGTACGGAGATAAAGGGGAAGTTCCTGAAGATGAATACACCATTCCACTGGGAGTTGCTGAGATCAAAAGAGAAGGGAAGGATGTAACCATAGTTTCTTTCGGGAAGATCATCAAGGAGGCTTACACAGCAGCTGAGGAACTGGCAAAAGAAGGAATTGAATGTGAGATCATCGACCTTAGGACAGTAAAGCCCATGGATAGCGAAGCCATCCTGAATTCGGTAAAAAAGACGAATCGACTTGTGATTCTGGAAGAGGCATGGCCCTTTGGCAATGTAGCTACCGAGATTACTTATCAGGTCCAATCCAAGGCCTTTGACTATCTCGATGCTCCAATTGTAAAGATCAATACTGCAGATACACCGGCCCCGTATTCTCCCGTCTTGCTGGAGAATTGGCTACCTAATCACGAAGATGTCGTGAACGCAGTAAAGAAGGTTATGTACAAATAA
- a CDS encoding energy transducer TonB: MRYSTLLLIFVWSTTAFSQDYYPLETIETAPAFKGCKGLQGEELRACFYREFSAYIQQNLIYPPEVILKSINSRVYTSFVINSKGKVENVMARGEQPGLEAEAIRLITELPKLSPGEHEGKKTSTSVNIPIQFSLPPKSNESRIALPKPEQFNDSVSATLEEVPVFPGCENLSNSEARNCFKKKMREHIQDNFRYPRMAQLKNIQGTVYANFIINIDGSISDINLIAPHQLLADETIRIIKLLPQITPARQGGKNVRIPFSFPLSFRLLSPK, translated from the coding sequence ATGCGATACTCAACACTTCTGTTAATTTTTGTTTGGTCTACAACCGCGTTTTCTCAAGACTATTACCCCCTAGAGACCATTGAAACAGCTCCCGCATTTAAGGGCTGCAAGGGGCTTCAGGGAGAAGAACTTCGCGCTTGCTTTTACCGTGAATTTTCCGCTTACATACAACAAAACCTGATTTATCCCCCTGAAGTCATTCTTAAAAGTATAAATTCAAGAGTGTACACTTCTTTTGTGATCAATTCAAAAGGAAAAGTGGAAAATGTAATGGCACGCGGAGAGCAACCAGGTCTTGAAGCAGAAGCTATCCGACTTATCACTGAACTTCCAAAACTCAGTCCCGGAGAACACGAAGGCAAAAAAACATCTACGAGTGTAAATATTCCTATACAATTCAGCTTACCACCTAAAAGTAATGAATCGAGGATTGCCTTGCCCAAGCCAGAACAATTCAATGATTCAGTTTCAGCAACTCTTGAGGAGGTACCGGTTTTTCCGGGCTGTGAAAACCTGTCCAATTCCGAGGCAAGGAACTGTTTTAAAAAGAAAATGAGAGAACATATACAAGATAATTTCCGATATCCCAGAATGGCACAGCTAAAGAATATTCAGGGAACAGTGTATGCCAATTTTATAATCAATATTGATGGCTCTATCAGTGATATTAATCTTATCGCCCCACATCAATTACTTGCCGATGAGACCATCCGTATTATCAAACTCTTACCTCAAATTACCCCGGCCAGGCAAGGGGGAAAAAATGTTCGAATTCCTTTTTCCTTTCCCCTGTCTTTCAGATTGTTGAGTCCGAAATAG
- a CDS encoding DUF5686 and carboxypeptidase-like regulatory domain-containing protein: MRISFSLLLIFTFCFGFSQTKVSGIVVDENGEPIAFANVIFPNSTEGTITNDNGRFYLESDNSYPSIQVSFIGYQSRDIELNSTVNYDLTIELSEGEQLDEVVVYFGNRSKKNNPAIDILRKIWAKKRINGLRKFKQYEYDKYEKVEFDLNTIDSALIKSRVFKGLEFVFADLDTSRITGKTYLPIFLNEVFSKVYGNNVLQKEREDVLGNKNSGFSNNQAITAFVQDLYSDYDVYANYLKFFDKSFTSPLSRTGIDVYNYVLSDSAYIDNKWCYHIIYYPRRKNELTFKGDFWVNDTTYALKKINLQVTKSANINWVKEIYIEQDFEVVNDSVFLLKRDYMLSDFALNKKESSKGIYGKRTTVYDNYEFNQPKTDEFYKTASDPFDPRVFQRDSVFWSNNRLESLNKDESGIYTLLDTLKTVPKFKTYYNLVSILSSGYVEIDKWNIDIGNIYGTFGFNDAEGVRLRGGARTYFGQNDPWRLEGYMAYGFMDKKVKHGFSAKFLLDKKSRLIISGGNRRDIEQLGLSLTATNDVLGRSVASSSVLTVGNNDRLTNINLSTLNLEAEPFKNFRLRFGGSFRTLSSALPEAFNLDYVDPESPSGISSEVKQFDLTTTLIYTPGKRTIGYGVERRDVNDEYATLLFNYTRGLEGFLESDFSYAKYQFSYTQPWQIGGFGRLLSTVEMGKTTEAVPLSLLNVIPGNQTLFTLYNTFPNLDFYEFVTDTYISLHLEQNFNGRIFSRIPIIRDWNLREVVGLRGAWGQLSDENIALNSPTNIPLTAPTDKIYWEYSFGISNIFKILRVDFNFRGNYLENPEARPFSVTGTFGFNF, translated from the coding sequence ATGAGGATATCCTTTTCGCTTTTGTTGATCTTTACTTTCTGCTTTGGTTTTTCTCAAACCAAAGTGAGCGGTATCGTGGTGGATGAAAATGGTGAACCTATAGCTTTTGCCAACGTCATATTCCCAAACTCAACCGAAGGCACGATTACAAATGATAATGGCCGGTTTTATTTAGAATCCGACAATAGTTATCCAAGCATTCAGGTCTCTTTTATCGGGTACCAGTCCAGAGATATTGAACTGAATTCTACCGTTAATTACGACCTTACCATTGAATTATCAGAAGGAGAGCAGCTTGATGAAGTAGTGGTCTACTTTGGGAATCGATCCAAAAAAAACAATCCCGCAATCGACATTCTCAGAAAGATCTGGGCTAAAAAAAGGATTAACGGCCTTCGCAAATTCAAGCAGTACGAATACGACAAATACGAAAAAGTAGAATTCGATCTCAATACGATTGACAGTGCCCTGATAAAAAGCAGGGTTTTTAAAGGTCTGGAATTTGTCTTCGCAGACCTGGACACCTCCAGAATTACGGGAAAGACCTACCTGCCTATTTTCCTTAATGAAGTCTTTTCGAAGGTGTACGGAAATAACGTACTGCAGAAAGAAAGGGAAGATGTTCTTGGGAATAAAAATTCGGGATTTTCTAATAATCAGGCCATCACCGCTTTTGTACAGGACTTGTATTCCGATTATGATGTCTATGCCAACTATCTCAAATTCTTTGACAAAAGTTTTACCAGTCCGCTTTCACGGACGGGCATAGATGTGTATAACTACGTGCTGTCAGATAGTGCCTATATCGACAATAAATGGTGCTACCATATTATCTATTACCCCAGGAGGAAGAACGAGTTGACTTTTAAAGGCGACTTCTGGGTAAACGATACTACCTACGCCCTTAAGAAGATCAATCTGCAAGTCACAAAAAGTGCCAATATCAACTGGGTTAAGGAAATCTATATCGAGCAGGACTTTGAAGTGGTCAATGATTCGGTCTTCCTGCTGAAAAGGGACTATATGCTTTCCGATTTTGCCCTGAACAAAAAGGAGTCTTCAAAAGGAATCTACGGGAAACGTACCACGGTCTATGACAATTACGAGTTTAATCAGCCAAAAACCGATGAATTTTACAAAACGGCTTCTGACCCCTTCGATCCCAGAGTATTTCAACGCGATAGTGTCTTCTGGAGTAACAACCGGCTGGAATCCCTGAATAAGGACGAGAGTGGAATATATACCTTATTAGACACCCTTAAAACCGTTCCCAAGTTTAAGACCTATTACAATCTGGTAAGTATCCTTAGTTCGGGTTATGTGGAGATCGATAAATGGAATATCGATATCGGGAATATTTACGGCACTTTTGGGTTTAATGACGCGGAAGGGGTACGTCTCAGAGGCGGGGCTCGGACCTATTTTGGTCAGAATGACCCCTGGCGACTAGAAGGTTACATGGCATATGGCTTTATGGATAAGAAGGTGAAACACGGTTTCTCCGCCAAATTCCTGCTCGATAAAAAAAGCAGGTTGATCATTTCCGGAGGAAACCGGCGGGATATTGAACAACTGGGACTCAGTCTTACTGCAACAAACGATGTTTTGGGAAGGAGTGTAGCCTCTTCCTCGGTGCTTACGGTTGGAAATAATGACCGCCTCACTAATATAAACCTGAGTACACTTAATCTGGAAGCCGAACCTTTTAAAAATTTCAGGCTGAGGTTTGGAGGGTCATTCCGGACCCTGAGTTCCGCCCTGCCGGAAGCTTTTAACCTGGATTACGTTGACCCTGAATCTCCCTCAGGAATTTCCTCGGAGGTGAAACAATTTGACCTTACTACTACCTTGATTTATACCCCGGGTAAACGAACCATCGGCTATGGTGTGGAGCGAAGGGACGTCAACGATGAGTATGCCACCTTATTATTTAATTATACCCGAGGCCTGGAAGGCTTTCTCGAAAGTGATTTCAGCTATGCGAAATACCAATTTTCCTATACCCAACCATGGCAGATAGGTGGTTTTGGCCGATTGCTGAGTACCGTGGAAATGGGTAAGACCACAGAGGCTGTACCCCTTAGTCTCCTCAATGTGATCCCCGGTAACCAAACCTTGTTTACATTATATAATACCTTCCCCAATCTGGATTTTTATGAATTCGTTACAGATACATATATCTCACTTCACCTTGAACAAAATTTCAATGGCCGGATATTTTCAAGGATTCCTATTATACGAGACTGGAACCTCCGAGAAGTGGTAGGACTGCGGGGGGCCTGGGGACAACTTTCGGATGAGAATATCGCACTTAACAGCCCGACAAATATCCCTCTCACCGCACCTACAGACAAGATCTACTGGGAATATTCGTTTGGGATAAGCAATATCTTCAAGATTCTAAGAGTCGATTTTAACTTCAGAGGTAATTATCTTGAAAATCCTGAGGCCAGGCCCTTTAGCGTTACCGGCACCTTTGGATTTAATTTCTAG
- a CDS encoding thymidylate synthase — protein sequence MKQYHDLLKHVLEKGNKKSDRTGTGTISVFGYQMRFDLSEGFPMVTTKKLHLKSIVHELLWFLKGDTNVKYLQENGVRIWNEWADENGELGPVYGYQWRNWNGDGIDQIKDLIDKLKNNPDSRRMMVAAWNPSVLPDSSKSFSENVADGKAALPPCHAFFQFYVADGRLSCQLYQRSADIFLGVPFNIASYALFTLMVAQVCGYEPGEFIHTFGDAHIYNNHMEQIELQLSREPRPLPKMVLNPEVSDIFDFKFEDFTLLDYDPHPHIKGMVAV from the coding sequence ATGAAGCAATATCACGACCTGCTCAAACACGTACTGGAGAAAGGAAACAAAAAAAGTGACCGCACAGGAACCGGGACAATTTCTGTCTTCGGGTATCAGATGCGATTCGACCTGAGCGAGGGATTCCCAATGGTCACTACAAAAAAACTTCATCTCAAATCGATCGTACATGAATTATTGTGGTTCCTGAAAGGGGATACAAATGTGAAGTATTTGCAAGAAAACGGTGTTCGGATATGGAATGAATGGGCAGATGAAAATGGAGAACTGGGGCCTGTATATGGTTACCAATGGCGCAATTGGAACGGAGACGGAATCGACCAGATAAAAGACCTTATCGATAAATTAAAAAACAATCCCGATAGCCGAAGGATGATGGTGGCCGCCTGGAACCCCAGCGTTTTACCGGATTCCTCAAAATCCTTTTCAGAAAATGTGGCTGATGGAAAAGCTGCCCTACCCCCCTGCCATGCCTTTTTTCAGTTTTATGTGGCCGATGGCAGGCTCTCCTGTCAGCTCTATCAAAGAAGCGCAGACATTTTTCTCGGGGTGCCGTTCAATATTGCCTCCTATGCTCTTTTCACTTTGATGGTAGCCCAGGTTTGCGGATACGAACCCGGAGAATTCATACATACCTTTGGAGATGCCCATATCTATAACAACCATATGGAGCAAATAGAACTTCAGCTGAGCAGGGAACCAAGACCACTGCCAAAAATGGTACTGAACCCTGAGGTAAGTGATATTTTCGATTTCAAATTTGAGGACTTTACCCTTCTCGATTATGACCCCCACCCCCACATTAAAGGGATGGTAGCTGTCTAG